Proteins encoded together in one Variovorax paradoxus window:
- a CDS encoding chromate transporter produces the protein MSQITIAMQWHDWLALFGQYLLLSLLSISGAITTVPDMHRYLVAQHGWLSDAQFSSSVAIAQAAPGPNVLFVALMGWNVGLNAGGGIGAGPGAWLLGLLGLSVTMVGIMLPSTTLTYLATRWGHRNRGRRGVRAFKQGMAPVVVGLLIATGWVLAAGNHSGDAPAWHLWLLSAVATLVVWRTRIHLLWLLGAGALLGAAGFV, from the coding sequence ATGAGCCAAATAACGATCGCGATGCAGTGGCACGACTGGCTTGCGCTCTTCGGCCAATACCTGCTGCTTTCACTGCTGTCGATCAGCGGCGCCATCACCACCGTGCCCGACATGCACCGCTACCTGGTTGCGCAGCACGGCTGGCTCAGCGATGCGCAGTTCAGCTCGTCGGTTGCCATTGCACAGGCTGCGCCGGGCCCGAACGTGCTCTTTGTGGCGCTCATGGGCTGGAACGTGGGGCTCAATGCGGGCGGCGGCATTGGCGCCGGGCCGGGCGCCTGGCTGCTCGGCTTGCTCGGGCTTTCGGTCACCATGGTCGGCATCATGCTGCCGAGCACCACCCTCACCTACCTTGCCACCCGCTGGGGCCACCGCAATCGCGGCAGGCGCGGCGTGCGTGCCTTCAAGCAAGGCATGGCGCCGGTGGTGGTGGGCCTGCTGATTGCCACCGGGTGGGTGCTCGCGGCGGGCAACCATTCGGGCGATGCGCCGGCCTGGCACCTGTGGCTGCTGAGCGCGGTCGCCACGCTCGTCGTCTGGCGCACGCGCATTCACCTGCTGTGGCTGCTCGGCGCGGGCGCGCTGCTCGGTGCCGCGGGCTTCGTCTGA
- a CDS encoding chromate transporter: MHPSPSGAAAPSDPPQPKSPRDLFVSFTWLALQGFGGVLAIVQREMVEKKRWLTPEQFLEDWAVAQVMPGPNVVNLALMIGDRYFGLRGAIAAVAGMLAIPLVVILMLAVLYAHYAGNPQVAGALRGMGAVSGGLIAATGIKLIPQLRKHPLGFAACLVFVALVFGAIALLKVPLGWVLLALGGVACAWTWRRIAP, encoded by the coding sequence ATGCATCCGTCCCCCTCAGGCGCGGCGGCGCCGTCCGACCCTCCGCAACCGAAGTCGCCACGCGACCTTTTTGTTTCATTCACCTGGCTCGCCCTGCAGGGATTCGGCGGCGTGCTGGCCATCGTCCAGCGCGAAATGGTCGAAAAAAAGCGCTGGCTCACGCCAGAGCAGTTCCTCGAAGACTGGGCCGTGGCCCAGGTGATGCCGGGGCCGAACGTGGTCAACCTTGCGCTGATGATCGGCGACCGGTACTTCGGGCTCCGCGGCGCCATCGCCGCCGTGGCGGGCATGCTCGCGATACCGCTGGTCGTCATCCTCATGCTGGCCGTGCTCTACGCCCACTATGCCGGCAACCCGCAGGTGGCGGGTGCGCTGCGGGGAATGGGCGCGGTGTCGGGCGGCCTGATTGCGGCCACCGGCATCAAGCTGATTCCGCAGCTGCGCAAGCATCCGCTGGGCTTTGCCGCCTGCCTGGTGTTCGTGGCGCTGGTGTTCGGCGCCATCGCACTTCTGAAGGTTCCGCTCGGCTGGGTGCTGCTGGCGCTAGGCGGCGTGGCCTGCGCGTGGACGTGGCGGAGGATTGCGCCATGA
- a CDS encoding YihY/virulence factor BrkB family protein: MVMQMRALFDLCKEAIASWSNDYAPSMGAALAYYTVFSIAPLLLIVIAVAGLVFGQEAARGEIFLQLAGLMGEQGAAAVQAMLQAVNKPAEGIVATMAGIGLLVIGATTVFGELQDALDRIWRAPARAKNKGLFNLLRVRLLSFSMIMGIGFLLMVSLVASAALAALGKWWSPVFGAWATLAQAVNFVFSFAMVTVIFAMIYKIMPRAKVQWRDVWVGAAVTALLFTIGKHLIGLYIGKSSVASGYGAAGSLVVVLVWVYYSAQIFLLGAEFTWVYAKTYGSLKNAKDAAPANPSPTRSEPLPQR, from the coding sequence ATGGTCATGCAAATGCGCGCGCTTTTCGATCTGTGCAAGGAGGCCATCGCCTCATGGTCGAACGACTATGCCCCGAGCATGGGCGCCGCGCTGGCCTACTACACGGTGTTCTCGATTGCGCCGCTGCTGCTGATCGTGATTGCCGTGGCCGGCCTGGTGTTCGGCCAGGAGGCCGCGCGAGGCGAGATCTTCCTGCAGCTTGCGGGCCTCATGGGCGAGCAGGGTGCCGCTGCGGTGCAAGCCATGCTGCAGGCGGTCAACAAGCCGGCCGAAGGCATCGTGGCCACGATGGCCGGCATTGGGCTGCTGGTGATCGGCGCGACCACCGTTTTTGGCGAGTTGCAAGACGCGCTCGACCGCATCTGGCGCGCACCGGCCCGCGCGAAGAACAAGGGGCTCTTCAACTTGCTGCGCGTGCGGCTCTTGTCGTTCAGCATGATCATGGGCATCGGCTTCCTGCTCATGGTGTCGCTGGTGGCGAGCGCGGCGCTGGCTGCGCTGGGCAAGTGGTGGTCGCCGGTGTTCGGAGCCTGGGCCACCTTGGCGCAAGCGGTGAACTTCGTCTTCAGCTTTGCGATGGTGACGGTGATCTTCGCCATGATCTACAAGATCATGCCGCGCGCCAAAGTGCAGTGGCGCGACGTGTGGGTTGGGGCTGCGGTCACGGCGCTGCTCTTCACCATCGGCAAGCACCTCATCGGCCTGTACATCGGCAAGAGCAGCGTGGCTTCGGGATATGGCGCCGCGGGCTCGTTGGTGGTGGTGCTGGTGTGGGTGTATTACTCGGCGCAGATCTTTCTCCTGGGCGCCGAGTTCACCTGGGTGTATGCCAAGACCTACGGCTCGCTCAAGAACGCAAAGGACGCCGCCCCAGCGAACCCGTCGCCGACACGGTCGGAGCCGCTGCCCCAGCGCTAG
- a CDS encoding DUF924 family protein, which produces MNPANLPSARDVVDFWRSAGPDRWFAKNDAFDAEFGGRFLAAHEAAALGELDHWAKDAEGALALMVLLDQFPRNTWRGNARMLATDAKALAIARQAIEAGFDLKVDKALRRFFYLPFMHSESLPDQERSVELNAALDANTQRFAVLHRDIIARFGRFPHRNKLLGRTSSAEEQRYLDEGGFAG; this is translated from the coding sequence ATGAACCCTGCCAACCTTCCCTCCGCCCGTGACGTGGTCGACTTCTGGCGCAGCGCCGGGCCCGACCGATGGTTTGCCAAGAACGACGCCTTCGACGCAGAGTTCGGCGGGCGCTTTCTCGCCGCCCATGAAGCGGCCGCACTTGGCGAACTGGACCATTGGGCGAAAGACGCCGAGGGCGCGCTCGCTCTGATGGTGCTGCTCGACCAGTTTCCGCGCAACACCTGGCGCGGCAACGCGCGCATGCTCGCCACGGATGCCAAGGCGCTTGCCATTGCCCGCCAGGCGATAGAGGCCGGGTTCGACCTGAAGGTGGACAAGGCATTGCGGCGCTTTTTCTACCTGCCCTTCATGCACTCCGAATCGCTGCCGGACCAGGAGCGCTCGGTCGAACTCAACGCGGCGCTCGACGCCAACACCCAGCGCTTTGCAGTCTTGCACCGGGACATCATTGCGCGCTTCGGCCGTTTTCCGCACCGCAACAAGCTGCTCGGGCGCACCAGCAGCGCCGAGGAACAGCGCTACCTGGACGAAGGCGGATTTGCCGGCTAG
- a CDS encoding CHRD domain-containing protein: MNRYGTLLRATLIAGVASAALAGCGMMSKSNVASFSGTMNAASEVPPNMTRGSGLAEAWLNRDTNVLKYKITYSGLSGPATAGHFHGPAAAGANAGVVLPFASAESPIEGQATLTPAQAADLIAGKWYANIHTAANPAGEIRGQMLPKM, translated from the coding sequence ATGAACCGATATGGCACCCTTTTGCGCGCAACCCTCATTGCCGGGGTGGCCAGCGCTGCGCTGGCCGGCTGCGGGATGATGTCGAAGTCGAACGTCGCGAGCTTCAGCGGCACCATGAACGCAGCCAGCGAAGTGCCGCCCAACATGACACGCGGCAGCGGGCTGGCCGAGGCCTGGCTCAACAGGGACACCAACGTCCTGAAATACAAGATCACCTACAGCGGCCTCAGCGGCCCGGCAACGGCGGGGCACTTCCACGGCCCGGCGGCCGCGGGCGCCAATGCCGGCGTGGTGCTGCCCTTTGCCAGCGCGGAGAGCCCCATCGAAGGCCAGGCCACGCTCACGCCGGCGCAAGCTGCCGACCTGATCGCGGGCAAGTGGTACGCCAACATCCACACGGCCGCCAACCCGGCGGGCGAAATCCGGGGACAGATGCTGCCCAAGATGTAA
- a CDS encoding patatin-like phospholipase family protein, producing MTTKKPRTASKKTLSPFAAPREDMRHARKALVLQGGGALGAYQAGVYAALSETDLQPHWIAGVSIGAINAALIAGNAPEKRVERLREFWHLVSSGPAQRLPAWLGDRAAQNQWSASMAMLVGIPGFFEPRYSPALLMGAAAPLLSYYDTAPLKLTLERLVDFDRINACEARFSVGAVDVRTGNSVYFDNTRQRIGPEHIMASGALPPGFAPVTIDGDDYWDGGIVSNTPLQYVLDIHPRSEPLVVLQVDLFNARGEMPRTLSGVLERQKDITYSSRTRMNTDALAANLNLQQAIADLISKLPANLRNDPSVLAVQAELTHHPIDIFHLIYRDKPYEAESKDYEFSRAAVEEHWEAGARDMRRTLAHPETLRSDATVNGVTTFDLGEPGVGRIKRPGLSR from the coding sequence ATGACGACGAAGAAGCCTCGCACGGCAAGCAAGAAGACCCTGAGCCCGTTCGCAGCGCCCCGCGAGGACATGCGCCATGCGCGCAAGGCGCTGGTGCTGCAGGGTGGGGGCGCCCTCGGCGCCTACCAGGCCGGCGTGTATGCCGCGCTCAGTGAAACCGACCTCCAGCCGCACTGGATTGCCGGCGTCTCCATCGGCGCCATCAACGCCGCGCTGATCGCGGGCAATGCGCCAGAGAAGCGGGTAGAGCGGCTGCGGGAGTTCTGGCACCTGGTGTCTTCCGGGCCGGCGCAGCGGCTGCCGGCATGGCTGGGCGACCGCGCCGCGCAGAACCAGTGGAGCGCTTCCATGGCAATGCTGGTCGGCATTCCCGGTTTCTTCGAACCGCGCTATTCGCCCGCGCTTTTGATGGGCGCCGCGGCACCGCTTCTAAGCTACTACGACACGGCGCCGCTCAAGCTCACGCTGGAGCGCCTGGTCGACTTCGACCGCATCAACGCCTGCGAGGCGCGCTTCAGCGTGGGCGCGGTCGACGTGCGCACCGGCAACTCGGTGTACTTCGACAACACGCGCCAGCGCATCGGCCCCGAGCACATCATGGCCAGCGGCGCACTACCGCCAGGCTTTGCGCCGGTGACGATCGACGGCGACGATTATTGGGACGGCGGCATCGTCTCGAACACGCCGCTGCAGTACGTGCTCGACATTCACCCGCGCTCCGAGCCGCTGGTGGTGCTGCAGGTCGATCTTTTCAATGCGCGGGGCGAAATGCCGCGCACGCTGTCGGGTGTGCTCGAGCGGCAGAAGGACATCACCTATTCGAGCCGCACCCGCATGAACACCGATGCGCTGGCCGCCAACCTGAACCTGCAGCAGGCCATTGCGGACCTGATCTCCAAGCTGCCCGCCAACCTGCGCAACGACCCTTCGGTGCTTGCGGTGCAGGCCGAGCTCACGCACCACCCGATCGACATCTTTCACCTGATCTACCGCGACAAGCCCTACGAGGCCGAATCGAAGGACTACGAGTTCTCGCGCGCCGCCGTCGAAGAGCATTGGGAGGCCGGCGCGCGCGACATGCGGCGGACGCTTGCGCATCCCGAAACATTGCGCAGCGACGCCACGGTGAACGGCGTGACCACCTTCGACCTGGGCGAACCCGGTGTGGGGCGCATCAAGCGGCCCGGGTTGTCGCGTTGA
- a CDS encoding 3-hydroxybutyrate dehydrogenase, which translates to MQLKDKVAYITGSASGIGKEIAVLFAREGAKVVIADLNKQAADATAEELKASGAQAIGVAVDVTSEDQVNASVEEAAKAFGGIDILISNAGVQIVHPVDEFSFADWKKMLAIHLDGAFLTTKACLKHMYAQGRGGSVIYMGSVHSKEASLLKAPYVTAKHGLIGLAKTVAKEGARHGVRANVICPGFVRTPLVEKQIPEQAKTLGITEEQVIKNVMLKETVDGEFTTTEDVARVALMFAAFPTNALTGQSLVVSHGWFMQ; encoded by the coding sequence ATGCAACTCAAGGACAAGGTCGCCTACATCACCGGATCGGCCAGCGGCATCGGCAAGGAAATTGCCGTTCTGTTTGCGCGCGAAGGCGCCAAGGTCGTCATTGCCGACCTCAACAAGCAAGCGGCCGACGCGACGGCCGAGGAATTGAAGGCCTCGGGCGCCCAAGCCATCGGCGTGGCGGTGGATGTGACCAGCGAAGACCAGGTCAACGCGTCGGTCGAAGAAGCGGCCAAGGCCTTTGGCGGCATCGACATTCTCATCAGCAATGCCGGCGTGCAGATCGTCCATCCGGTCGATGAGTTCAGTTTTGCCGACTGGAAGAAGATGCTCGCCATTCACCTGGATGGCGCCTTTCTCACCACCAAGGCCTGCCTCAAGCACATGTACGCGCAAGGCCGTGGCGGCAGCGTGATCTACATGGGCTCGGTGCATTCGAAGGAAGCATCGCTGCTGAAGGCGCCCTACGTTACCGCCAAGCACGGCCTCATCGGCCTGGCCAAGACGGTCGCGAAAGAAGGCGCCAGGCACGGTGTGCGCGCCAACGTGATCTGCCCGGGCTTCGTGCGCACGCCGCTGGTTGAAAAGCAGATTCCGGAACAGGCGAAGACGCTTGGCATTACCGAAGAACAAGTCATCAAGAACGTGATGCTCAAGGAGACGGTCGACGGCGAGTTCACCACCACCGAAGACGTGGCCCGGGTGGCGTTGATGTTCGCGGCTTTTCCGACCAACGCACTGACGGGGCAATCGCTGGTGGTGAGCCACGGCTGGTTCATGCAGTAA
- a CDS encoding tripartite tricarboxylate transporter substrate binding protein, whose translation MRVSSSRVSSSHVFSRRSFVAHAAVLAAGLAMLAGSAPAAAQAYPSRPVTLIVPWGAGGGTDATARIIASLLEKELGQPITVVNRTGGNGVVGHSAIAAAPPDGYTIGMATVEIGMMHWQGLTQLTSASYTPIGLANLDPAGIQVRADAPYKTVAELLAAIKASPGKLKASGTGQGGIWHLAIAGLLRDQKIDPAAVPWVPSNGAAPGLQDVVAGGVEIAPVSLPEARSLIDAGKVKSLAIMSDKPSALYPNVPTLKASIGSDWSMAAWRGIVAPKGLPADVRDKLAGALKKVVASKEYTDFMASRGFGVIYAAPDEFAAYMAKSDAELGATMKAVGIVK comes from the coding sequence ATGCGTGTCAGTTCGTCCCGTGTCAGTTCGTCCCATGTCTTTTCGCGGCGCTCCTTCGTTGCCCATGCCGCGGTCCTTGCTGCCGGGCTCGCAATGCTGGCGGGGTCGGCTCCCGCGGCGGCGCAGGCGTATCCGAGCCGCCCAGTCACACTGATCGTTCCGTGGGGCGCGGGTGGCGGCACCGACGCCACGGCGCGCATCATTGCGAGCCTGCTCGAAAAAGAGCTGGGCCAGCCGATCACCGTGGTGAACCGCACGGGCGGCAACGGCGTGGTGGGCCATTCGGCCATTGCCGCCGCACCGCCGGACGGCTACACCATCGGCATGGCCACGGTCGAGATCGGCATGATGCATTGGCAGGGGCTCACGCAGCTCACGAGCGCGTCGTACACGCCCATCGGCCTTGCCAACCTCGACCCGGCCGGCATCCAGGTGCGCGCCGATGCGCCCTACAAGACAGTGGCCGAACTGCTGGCGGCCATCAAGGCCAGCCCCGGCAAGTTGAAGGCCTCGGGTACGGGGCAGGGCGGCATCTGGCACCTGGCCATTGCCGGCCTCTTGCGCGACCAGAAGATCGACCCCGCGGCCGTGCCGTGGGTGCCGAGCAACGGCGCAGCGCCGGGGCTGCAGGACGTGGTTGCAGGCGGCGTGGAGATTGCGCCGGTCTCGCTGCCCGAGGCGCGCTCGCTCATCGATGCGGGCAAGGTCAAGAGCCTTGCCATCATGAGCGACAAGCCTTCGGCGCTCTACCCCAATGTGCCCACGCTCAAGGCCTCCATCGGCAGCGACTGGTCGATGGCCGCCTGGCGCGGCATTGTTGCGCCAAAGGGCCTTCCGGCCGATGTGCGCGACAAGCTTGCCGGTGCGCTCAAGAAGGTGGTGGCGAGCAAGGAGTACACCGACTTCATGGCCTCCCGCGGCTTCGGCGTGATCTATGCGGCGCCGGACGAATTTGCAGCCTACATGGCCAAGTCCGACGCCGAGCTTGGCGCAACCATGAAGGCCGTGGGTATCGTCAAGTGA
- a CDS encoding tripartite tricarboxylate transporter TctB family protein → MKFNDAVFGLVLLVLGGLVLAVVRGYPGIPGQQVGPALFPGLIAIGLCLCGAMLLVKGWRERHAAAWVRLGDWASSPRHVLAAALVVGSVLFYIFASERLGFLPTVAISLLALMLTMRVPPGRAVLVALIASLVIHAAFYKLLRVPLPWGVLTPIAW, encoded by the coding sequence ATGAAGTTCAACGACGCGGTCTTCGGGCTCGTTCTTCTGGTACTCGGCGGGCTGGTGCTTGCCGTGGTGCGCGGCTATCCGGGCATACCGGGCCAGCAGGTGGGGCCGGCGCTTTTTCCGGGGCTGATCGCCATCGGGCTGTGCCTTTGCGGCGCCATGCTGCTGGTCAAGGGCTGGCGCGAGCGGCATGCCGCGGCATGGGTGCGGCTGGGCGATTGGGCCTCTTCGCCGCGCCATGTGCTGGCCGCGGCGCTGGTCGTCGGATCGGTGCTGTTCTACATATTCGCTTCGGAGCGGCTCGGCTTCTTGCCGACCGTGGCCATCTCATTGCTGGCGCTGATGCTGACCATGCGCGTGCCGCCAGGCCGCGCGGTGCTGGTTGCGCTGATTGCCTCGCTGGTCATTCATGCAGCGTTCTACAAGCTGCTGCGCGTTCCGCTTCCCTGGGGCGTGCTGACGCCCATTGCCTGGTAA
- a CDS encoding tripartite tricarboxylate transporter permease: MSAALLQAFSMVFEPYTILVMVLASLYGLFVGAVPGLSATMAVALLVPVTFFMQPIPAIAAMVTATAMAIFSGDIPGCLLRIPGTPASAAYTDEAFAMTRKGMAETALGAGLVFSAVGGLFGTVVLIVAAPALADFALNFSSFEYFWLVLLGLTCAVFITSDRPLKGMVTLLLGLLVACVGLGNPAGFPRFTFGNAEMTGGIGMIPMMIGMFAISEVIRFAVDTLPPGEIVVEKVGRVLSGQWALAKKYPVQILRGSVLGTAVGALPGAGADIAAWMSYAMSKKFSKEPEKFGTGHVEGIVESGSANNSALAGAWIPALVFGIPGDSITAIVIGVLYMKNLNPGPTLFTTNPQNIYAVFMLFIIANIIMIPLGILCIKVAKRILRVPRNVLMPLILLFCIVGAFAINNSLFDVGVMLAAGIVAYLLEENGFPIAPAILGVVLGGMLEENFITSMIKSDGNLAGFVSRPIAASLAAVVVLIWVVPLLKKLWTKGRRTAPSTAA, encoded by the coding sequence ATGTCGGCAGCACTCTTGCAGGCTTTCTCGATGGTCTTCGAGCCCTACACCATCCTTGTGATGGTGCTGGCCTCGCTCTACGGCCTCTTCGTTGGCGCGGTACCGGGGTTGTCGGCCACCATGGCGGTTGCGCTGCTGGTGCCGGTCACTTTCTTCATGCAGCCCATTCCCGCCATTGCGGCCATGGTGACGGCCACCGCAATGGCTATTTTTTCGGGCGACATTCCGGGCTGCCTGCTTCGCATTCCGGGTACGCCTGCATCGGCCGCCTATACCGACGAGGCCTTTGCCATGACGCGCAAGGGCATGGCGGAAACGGCGCTGGGTGCGGGGCTGGTGTTCTCTGCCGTCGGCGGTCTTTTCGGCACGGTGGTGCTCATCGTGGCGGCGCCGGCGCTGGCCGACTTTGCGCTCAACTTCAGCTCGTTCGAGTATTTCTGGCTCGTGCTGCTGGGCCTTACGTGCGCGGTGTTCATTACCTCCGACCGGCCGCTCAAGGGCATGGTCACGCTCTTGCTGGGCTTGCTGGTGGCCTGCGTGGGCCTCGGCAACCCGGCGGGTTTTCCGCGCTTCACTTTCGGCAACGCCGAGATGACCGGCGGCATCGGCATGATCCCGATGATGATCGGCATGTTCGCCATCTCGGAGGTGATCCGCTTCGCGGTCGACACGCTGCCGCCGGGCGAGATCGTGGTCGAGAAAGTGGGCCGCGTGCTTTCGGGCCAATGGGCGCTGGCCAAGAAGTACCCGGTGCAGATATTGCGCGGCAGCGTGCTGGGCACGGCGGTGGGGGCATTGCCCGGGGCGGGCGCCGACATTGCGGCATGGATGTCTTACGCCATGAGCAAGAAGTTCTCGAAGGAGCCCGAGAAGTTTGGCACCGGCCATGTCGAAGGCATTGTCGAATCGGGCTCGGCCAACAACAGCGCACTGGCCGGCGCGTGGATTCCGGCGCTGGTGTTCGGCATTCCGGGCGACTCGATCACCGCCATCGTGATCGGCGTGCTCTACATGAAGAACCTCAACCCGGGGCCGACGCTGTTCACCACGAACCCGCAGAACATCTATGCGGTGTTCATGCTGTTCATCATTGCCAACATCATCATGATTCCGCTCGGCATCCTGTGCATCAAGGTGGCCAAGCGCATCTTGCGGGTGCCGCGCAACGTGCTGATGCCGCTCATCCTGCTGTTCTGCATCGTCGGTGCATTTGCCATCAACAACTCGCTGTTCGACGTGGGCGTGATGCTCGCGGCCGGCATCGTGGCCTACCTGCTCGAGGAAAACGGTTTTCCAATTGCGCCCGCCATCCTTGGCGTGGTGCTCGGCGGCATGCTCGAAGAGAACTTCATCACATCGATGATCAAGTCCGACGGCAACCTGGCGGGCTTTGTGTCTCGGCCGATTGCCGCCTCGCTGGCCGCGGTGGTTGTGCTGATTTGGGTCGTGCCCTTGCTCAAGAAGCTGTGGACCAAGGGCCGGCGAACGGCTCCGTCTACTGCAGCTTGA
- a CDS encoding bifunctional helix-turn-helix transcriptional regulator/GNAT family N-acetyltransferase, whose product MASMPNTLATPDAAAVKAIRQFNRFYTSRIGVLDPYLGSDMSLTDVRVLYELAHREVPVASEIGRDLRLDAGYMSRILRRFEAAGWLTREPHARDARQSVLRLTEAGHAAFAPLQQKSRDEAAALLSPLPPHDRQQVVDAMARIERLLDAAAAPVARTRTIVLRDPLPGDLGWVVQQHGELYAREYGWNSEFEALVAEIVAEFVRKFQPEWEKCWIAELDGERVGAIFVVRKSSTTAQLRLLLLAPSARGLGLGGRLTDECIAFARAKGYKKMVLWTNSCLEAARAIYAKRGFKLDKAEPYEGFGQQLVGETWSLKLQ is encoded by the coding sequence ATGGCAAGTATGCCAAACACCCTCGCCACTCCCGACGCCGCCGCCGTCAAGGCAATCCGGCAGTTCAACCGCTTCTACACAAGCCGGATCGGCGTGCTCGATCCGTACCTTGGCAGCGACATGTCGCTCACGGATGTGCGCGTGCTTTACGAACTGGCTCACCGCGAAGTACCCGTGGCGAGCGAAATCGGACGAGATTTGCGGCTGGACGCCGGCTACATGAGCCGCATCCTGCGCCGCTTCGAAGCCGCTGGCTGGCTCACGCGCGAGCCCCATGCCCGTGACGCGCGGCAAAGCGTGCTGCGCCTTACTGAAGCAGGCCACGCCGCATTTGCGCCGTTGCAACAAAAATCGCGTGACGAGGCAGCCGCCCTTCTCTCACCGCTGCCGCCGCACGACCGCCAGCAGGTGGTCGATGCCATGGCGCGCATCGAGCGCCTGCTCGATGCGGCCGCCGCCCCGGTGGCACGCACCCGCACCATCGTGCTGCGCGACCCGCTGCCCGGCGACCTGGGCTGGGTGGTGCAGCAACACGGCGAGCTGTATGCGCGCGAATACGGCTGGAACAGCGAGTTCGAGGCACTGGTTGCAGAAATCGTGGCCGAGTTCGTCCGCAAGTTTCAGCCAGAGTGGGAGAAATGCTGGATTGCGGAGCTCGACGGCGAGCGGGTGGGCGCGATCTTCGTGGTGCGCAAATCGTCCACTACCGCCCAGCTGCGGCTGCTTCTGCTGGCCCCCTCGGCCCGCGGCCTGGGCCTGGGCGGGCGCCTGACCGACGAATGCATTGCCTTCGCACGCGCCAAGGGCTACAAGAAGATGGTTCTCTGGACCAACAGCTGCCTCGAGGCCGCCCGCGCCATCTATGCCAAGCGGGGCTTCAAGCTGGACAAGGCCGAGCCCTACGAAGGCTTCGGCCAGCAGCTCGTGGGCGAAACCTGGTCGCTCAAGCTGCAGTAG